The Phyllopteryx taeniolatus isolate TA_2022b chromosome 9, UOR_Ptae_1.2, whole genome shotgun sequence genome contains a region encoding:
- the fmoda gene encoding fibromodulin a yields the protein MHPVIIILSALLPLSPCHAQDPFAWLYSRRSSIQADNTGGECPPECDCPPTFPIAMYCDGRGLTAMPTIPSRMKYLYLQHNAITAISDSDLVNATNLVWLMMHHNQLASDAISEKAFLKLGRLDRFYLQHNNLTSIPRNLPRTLRDLRINHNNIEKVTPSDLEGMDNLTILHLHDNAITDVGTSLKSLTSLTLLDVSANKLTKVPEALPEQLHQLYLDSNSIASLPEGFLATFTQLQYLRMASNQLTDKGLPSNIFNVTGLVELDLSFNKLERIPLVSTGLQHLYLQANHIKEFTLGSFCPIVDVTNFSKLETLRLDGNEISPLDIPSDSSLCLRLASSLDV from the exons ATGCATCCGGTGATCATCATCTTGTCTGCCCTGCTTCCGCTCTCTCCCTGCCATGCACAAGATCCTTTCGCCTGGCTGTACAGCCGCCGGAGCTCCATCCAGGCGGACAACACAGGAGGAGAGTGCCCCCCTGAGTGTGACTGTCCCCCAACCTTTCCCATCGCCATGTATTGTGATGGACGGGGCCTGACGGCCATGCCCACCATCCCCTCCCGGATGAAGTACTTGTACCTCCAGCACAACGCCATCACAGCCATATCCGACTCAGATCTGGTCAACGCAACCAATCTTGTGTGGCTTATGATGCACCACAATCAACTTGCGTCCGATGCCATCAGCGAGAAG GCCTTTTTGAAGTTGGGACGACTGGACCGTTTTTATTTACAACACAACAATTTGACCAGCATCCCTCGTAACCTCCCTCGCACCCTTCGAGACCTGAGGATCAACCATAACAACATTGAAAAG GTAACACCTTCAGACCTAGAGGGAATGGATAACCTCACAATCCTGCATCTCCATGATAACGCTATCACAGACGTGGGTACATCACTCAAGTCCCTGACATCTCTCACACTTTTGGATGTCAGCGCCAACAAGTTAACAAAG GTGCCAGAGGCTCTCCCTGAACAACTCCACCAACTCTACTTGGACTCAAACTCCATTGCCTCTCTGCCTGAAGGCTTCTTGGCCACTTTCACACAGCTGCAGTATCTGCGGATGGCCAGCAACCAGCTCACCGACAAGGGCCTCCCATCCAACATCTTTAATGTGACCGGGCTGGTGGAGCTGGACCTGAGCTTCAACAAGCTGGAGAGAATCCCTCTGGTCAGCACCGGCCTGCAGCATCTCTATCTCCAAGCTAATCACATCAAAG AGTTCACATTGGGGAGTTTCTGCCCCATTGTGGATGTTACCAACTTCTCCAAGCTGGAAACTCTGCGTCTGGATGGGAATGAGATCAGTCCACTGGACATCCCATCGGATTCGTCACTGTGCCTGCGTTTGGCTTCCAGCCTTGATGTTTAA
- the slc6a14 gene encoding sodium- and chloride-dependent neutral and basic amino acid transporter B(0+) isoform X1: protein MRKYSPNPPKDAPIITDQDPPVVDAGDENPERGNWANKTEYILSLTGYAIGLGNIWRFPYLAYKNGGGAFVIAYLTMLVLFGIPFYFLESAIGQFSSQGTINVWRAVPLLQGVGVGIVFGSTLVLIYYNVIVSYGLFYLFASFQSPLPWFKSLSWGDRNCSDKPLVYYNSSGALVANWTQDNLTCTSSDKIKVRVQSPSEQYWDAVALQRSSSIEETGPIVWHLALCLLVSSILVGAVLIKGIKSAGKVMYFTTLFPYAALVILLIRGVTLEGARDGIEFYIGAKSNLTKLTEVEVWKDAATQTSFSLSIAGGGLVTLASYGKFHNNVFMDSVTISIISYATSILAGFASFSIVGHMSYIYQVPIGEVVNDGFGLAFIVYAEALGKLPISTLWSILFFFMIFIVGLDSQFTGLEVIATIFMDAFPKSKRAYISVGCSCIGFLLALPLVTKAGIYWVTLMDAFLATWVLIILALMEIIGFCYIYDVNRLIEDIEMMLGKKSFWFWLLWRACWLFISPCILLAILVWSLKSFKPPSYEGVKLPAWAVALGWCASALPLIWIPIIAVYKMSRAEGNLWKRLKSLCSPAEEWHPFLDTHRGERYSEERCRKRGEKENV from the exons ATGAGGAAATACAGTCCCAATCCTCCCAAAGACGCGCCCATTATAACTGATCAG GATCCTCCTGTGGTTGATGCCGGTGATGAGAATCCTGAGCGTGGTAACTGGGCCAACAAGACAGAATACATACTCTCTTTGACAGGTTACGCTATTGGTCTGGGAAATATATGGAGATTTCCATATTTGGCCTATAAGAATGGCGGGG GTGCCTTTGTTATTGCCTATTTGACTATGTTGGTTTTGTTCGGGATTCCTTTTTACTTCCTGGAGAGTGCCATCGGTCAGTTCTCCAGTCAAGGCACAATCAACGTATGGAGAGCGGTGCCACTACTTCAGG GTGTCGGCGTTGGAATAGTCTTTGGAAGCACCCTGGTGTTAATATACTACAACGTCATCGTGTCCTATGGCTTGTTCTACCTGTTCGCATCCTTCCAATCTCCTTTGCCATGGTTCAAGAGCCTCAGTTGGGGGGACAGAAACTGCAGCGACAAGCCTTTAG TATATTACAATTCAAGTGGTGCTTTAGTGGCCAACTGGACTCAGGACAACTTAACTTGCACTTCATCCGACAAGATAAAAGTTCGAGTGCAGAGCCCCAGTGAGCAGTACTGGGA TGCTGTGGCTCTACAGAGATCCAGTAGTATCGAGGAGACAGGTCCAATAGTTTGGCACTTGGCTCTCTGTTTGCTGGTGAGCTCCATCCTTGTTGGTGCAGTGCTCATCAAAGGAATCAAGTCAGCAGGAAAA GTGATGTATTTCACCACTTTGTTCCCGTATGCGGCGCTTGTGATCCTGCTGATCAGGGGCGTGACACTTGAGGGAGCCAGAGATGGGATAGAGTTCTACATTGGTGCTAAATCCAACCTTACTAAATTGACAGAAGTGGAG GTCTGGAAGGACGCTGCAACTCAGACTTCGTTTTCGCTCTCAATTGCTGGAGGAGGACTTGTGACTCTTGCGTCTTATGGCAAGTTCCACAACAACGTGTTCATGGACTCAGTGACCATTAGCATCATCAGCTATG CAACAAGTATTTTAGCAGGCTTTGCCAGCTTTTCCATTGTGGGTCACATGTCCTACATCTACCAAGTTCCTATTGGAGAAGTAGTGAACGATG GATTTGGCCTGGCATTCATTGTATACGCAGAAGCCCTGGGAAAGCTTCCCATTTCCACCCTTTGGTCAATCCTCttctttttcatgatattcatTGTTGGCCTCGACTCTCAGTTCACAGGTTTAG AAGTGATCGCCACCATCTTCATGGATGCCTTCCCTAAATCTAAACGGGCCTATATAAGTGTTGGATGTTCCTGTATCGGCTTCTTATTAGCCCTGCCATTGGTCACAAAG GCAGGAATATACTGGGTAACTCTAATGGATGCGTTCCTTGCAACCTGGGTACTGATTATTTTGGCTCTGATGGAGATCATTGGCTTCTGCTACATATATG ATGTGAACCGATTAATTGAGGACATTGAGATGATGCTCGGGAAAAAGAGCTTCTGGTTCTGGCTGTTGTGGAGAGCATGTTGGCTTTTTATCAGCCCCTGTATCCTGTTG GCCATCCTGGTGTGGTCTCTGAAGTCATTTAAGCCCCCCAGCTATGAAGGGGTAAAGCTACCAGCTTGGGCAGTAGCTCTGGGCTGGTGCGCATCTGCTCTCCCACTCATATGGATCCCCATCATTGCTGTTTATAAGATGAGCAGAGCAGAAGGAAACCTTTGGAAG CGCCTGAAGTCACTGTGCTCCCCTGCGGAAGAATGGCATCCTTTTCTGGACACGCATCGAGGAGAGCGCTACTCAGAGGAACGCTGCCgaaaaagaggagaaaaagaaaacgtgTAG
- the slc6a14 gene encoding sodium- and chloride-dependent neutral and basic amino acid transporter B(0+) isoform X2 — MRKYSPNPPKDAPIITDQDPPVVDAGDENPERGNWANKTEYILSLTGYAIGLGNIWRFPYLAYKNGGGAFVIAYLTMLVLFGIPFYFLESAIGQFSSQGTINVWRAVPLLQGVGVGIVFGSTLVLIYYNVIVSYGLFYLFASFQSPLPWFKSLSWGDRNCSDKPLVYYNSSGALVANWTQDNLTCTSSDKIKVRVQSPSEQYWDAVALQRSSSIEETGPIVWHLALCLLVSSILVGAVLIKGIKSAGKVMYFTTLFPYAALVILLIRGVTLEGARDGIEFYIGAKSNLTKLTEVEVWKDAATQTSFSLSIAGGGLVTLASYGKFHNNVFMDSVTISIISYGFGLAFIVYAEALGKLPISTLWSILFFFMIFIVGLDSQFTGLEVIATIFMDAFPKSKRAYISVGCSCIGFLLALPLVTKAGIYWVTLMDAFLATWVLIILALMEIIGFCYIYDVNRLIEDIEMMLGKKSFWFWLLWRACWLFISPCILLAILVWSLKSFKPPSYEGVKLPAWAVALGWCASALPLIWIPIIAVYKMSRAEGNLWKRLKSLCSPAEEWHPFLDTHRGERYSEERCRKRGEKENV; from the exons ATGAGGAAATACAGTCCCAATCCTCCCAAAGACGCGCCCATTATAACTGATCAG GATCCTCCTGTGGTTGATGCCGGTGATGAGAATCCTGAGCGTGGTAACTGGGCCAACAAGACAGAATACATACTCTCTTTGACAGGTTACGCTATTGGTCTGGGAAATATATGGAGATTTCCATATTTGGCCTATAAGAATGGCGGGG GTGCCTTTGTTATTGCCTATTTGACTATGTTGGTTTTGTTCGGGATTCCTTTTTACTTCCTGGAGAGTGCCATCGGTCAGTTCTCCAGTCAAGGCACAATCAACGTATGGAGAGCGGTGCCACTACTTCAGG GTGTCGGCGTTGGAATAGTCTTTGGAAGCACCCTGGTGTTAATATACTACAACGTCATCGTGTCCTATGGCTTGTTCTACCTGTTCGCATCCTTCCAATCTCCTTTGCCATGGTTCAAGAGCCTCAGTTGGGGGGACAGAAACTGCAGCGACAAGCCTTTAG TATATTACAATTCAAGTGGTGCTTTAGTGGCCAACTGGACTCAGGACAACTTAACTTGCACTTCATCCGACAAGATAAAAGTTCGAGTGCAGAGCCCCAGTGAGCAGTACTGGGA TGCTGTGGCTCTACAGAGATCCAGTAGTATCGAGGAGACAGGTCCAATAGTTTGGCACTTGGCTCTCTGTTTGCTGGTGAGCTCCATCCTTGTTGGTGCAGTGCTCATCAAAGGAATCAAGTCAGCAGGAAAA GTGATGTATTTCACCACTTTGTTCCCGTATGCGGCGCTTGTGATCCTGCTGATCAGGGGCGTGACACTTGAGGGAGCCAGAGATGGGATAGAGTTCTACATTGGTGCTAAATCCAACCTTACTAAATTGACAGAAGTGGAG GTCTGGAAGGACGCTGCAACTCAGACTTCGTTTTCGCTCTCAATTGCTGGAGGAGGACTTGTGACTCTTGCGTCTTATGGCAAGTTCCACAACAACGTGTTCATGGACTCAGTGACCATTAGCATCATCAGCTATG GATTTGGCCTGGCATTCATTGTATACGCAGAAGCCCTGGGAAAGCTTCCCATTTCCACCCTTTGGTCAATCCTCttctttttcatgatattcatTGTTGGCCTCGACTCTCAGTTCACAGGTTTAG AAGTGATCGCCACCATCTTCATGGATGCCTTCCCTAAATCTAAACGGGCCTATATAAGTGTTGGATGTTCCTGTATCGGCTTCTTATTAGCCCTGCCATTGGTCACAAAG GCAGGAATATACTGGGTAACTCTAATGGATGCGTTCCTTGCAACCTGGGTACTGATTATTTTGGCTCTGATGGAGATCATTGGCTTCTGCTACATATATG ATGTGAACCGATTAATTGAGGACATTGAGATGATGCTCGGGAAAAAGAGCTTCTGGTTCTGGCTGTTGTGGAGAGCATGTTGGCTTTTTATCAGCCCCTGTATCCTGTTG GCCATCCTGGTGTGGTCTCTGAAGTCATTTAAGCCCCCCAGCTATGAAGGGGTAAAGCTACCAGCTTGGGCAGTAGCTCTGGGCTGGTGCGCATCTGCTCTCCCACTCATATGGATCCCCATCATTGCTGTTTATAAGATGAGCAGAGCAGAAGGAAACCTTTGGAAG CGCCTGAAGTCACTGTGCTCCCCTGCGGAAGAATGGCATCCTTTTCTGGACACGCATCGAGGAGAGCGCTACTCAGAGGAACGCTGCCgaaaaagaggagaaaaagaaaacgtgTAG
- the slc6a14 gene encoding sodium- and chloride-dependent neutral and basic amino acid transporter B(0+) isoform X3, protein MRKYSPNPPKDAPIITDQDPPVVDAGDENPERGNWANKTEYILSLTGYAIGLGNIWRFPYLAYKNGGGAFVIAYLTMLVLFGIPFYFLESAIGQFSSQGTINVWRAVPLLQGVGVGIVFGSTLVLIYYNVIVSYGLFYLFASFQSPLPWFKSLSWGDRNCSDKPLVYYNSSGALVANWTQDNLTCTSSDKIKVRVQSPSEQYWDAVALQRSSSIEETGPIVWHLALCLLVSSILVGAVLIKGIKSAGKVMYFTTLFPYAALVILLIRGVTLEGARDGIEFYIGAKSNLTKLTEVEVWKDAATQTSFSLSIAGGGLVTLASYGKFHNNVFMDSVTISIISYATSILAGFASFSIVGHMSYIYQVPIGEVVNDGFGLAFIVYAEALGKLPISTLWSILFFFMIFIVGLDSQFTGLEVIATIFMDAFPKSKRAYISVGCSCIGFLLALPLVTKAGIYWVTLMDAFLATWVLIILALMEIIGFCYIYDVNRLIEDIEMMLGKKSFWFWLLWRACWLFISPCILLRLKSLCSPAEEWHPFLDTHRGERYSEERCRKRGEKENV, encoded by the exons ATGAGGAAATACAGTCCCAATCCTCCCAAAGACGCGCCCATTATAACTGATCAG GATCCTCCTGTGGTTGATGCCGGTGATGAGAATCCTGAGCGTGGTAACTGGGCCAACAAGACAGAATACATACTCTCTTTGACAGGTTACGCTATTGGTCTGGGAAATATATGGAGATTTCCATATTTGGCCTATAAGAATGGCGGGG GTGCCTTTGTTATTGCCTATTTGACTATGTTGGTTTTGTTCGGGATTCCTTTTTACTTCCTGGAGAGTGCCATCGGTCAGTTCTCCAGTCAAGGCACAATCAACGTATGGAGAGCGGTGCCACTACTTCAGG GTGTCGGCGTTGGAATAGTCTTTGGAAGCACCCTGGTGTTAATATACTACAACGTCATCGTGTCCTATGGCTTGTTCTACCTGTTCGCATCCTTCCAATCTCCTTTGCCATGGTTCAAGAGCCTCAGTTGGGGGGACAGAAACTGCAGCGACAAGCCTTTAG TATATTACAATTCAAGTGGTGCTTTAGTGGCCAACTGGACTCAGGACAACTTAACTTGCACTTCATCCGACAAGATAAAAGTTCGAGTGCAGAGCCCCAGTGAGCAGTACTGGGA TGCTGTGGCTCTACAGAGATCCAGTAGTATCGAGGAGACAGGTCCAATAGTTTGGCACTTGGCTCTCTGTTTGCTGGTGAGCTCCATCCTTGTTGGTGCAGTGCTCATCAAAGGAATCAAGTCAGCAGGAAAA GTGATGTATTTCACCACTTTGTTCCCGTATGCGGCGCTTGTGATCCTGCTGATCAGGGGCGTGACACTTGAGGGAGCCAGAGATGGGATAGAGTTCTACATTGGTGCTAAATCCAACCTTACTAAATTGACAGAAGTGGAG GTCTGGAAGGACGCTGCAACTCAGACTTCGTTTTCGCTCTCAATTGCTGGAGGAGGACTTGTGACTCTTGCGTCTTATGGCAAGTTCCACAACAACGTGTTCATGGACTCAGTGACCATTAGCATCATCAGCTATG CAACAAGTATTTTAGCAGGCTTTGCCAGCTTTTCCATTGTGGGTCACATGTCCTACATCTACCAAGTTCCTATTGGAGAAGTAGTGAACGATG GATTTGGCCTGGCATTCATTGTATACGCAGAAGCCCTGGGAAAGCTTCCCATTTCCACCCTTTGGTCAATCCTCttctttttcatgatattcatTGTTGGCCTCGACTCTCAGTTCACAGGTTTAG AAGTGATCGCCACCATCTTCATGGATGCCTTCCCTAAATCTAAACGGGCCTATATAAGTGTTGGATGTTCCTGTATCGGCTTCTTATTAGCCCTGCCATTGGTCACAAAG GCAGGAATATACTGGGTAACTCTAATGGATGCGTTCCTTGCAACCTGGGTACTGATTATTTTGGCTCTGATGGAGATCATTGGCTTCTGCTACATATATG ATGTGAACCGATTAATTGAGGACATTGAGATGATGCTCGGGAAAAAGAGCTTCTGGTTCTGGCTGTTGTGGAGAGCATGTTGGCTTTTTATCAGCCCCTGTATCCTGTTG CGCCTGAAGTCACTGTGCTCCCCTGCGGAAGAATGGCATCCTTTTCTGGACACGCATCGAGGAGAGCGCTACTCAGAGGAACGCTGCCgaaaaagaggagaaaaagaaaacgtgTAG
- the slc6a14 gene encoding sodium- and chloride-dependent neutral and basic amino acid transporter B(0+) isoform X4, whose amino-acid sequence MESGATTSGCRRWNSLWKHPGVNILQRHRVLWLVLPVRILPISFAMVQEPQLGGQKLQRQAFRLLLLVDIRVYYNSSGALVANWTQDNLTCTSSDKIKVRVQSPSEQYWDAVALQRSSSIEETGPIVWHLALCLLVSSILVGAVLIKGIKSAGKVMYFTTLFPYAALVILLIRGVTLEGARDGIEFYIGAKSNLTKLTEVEVWKDAATQTSFSLSIAGGGLVTLASYGKFHNNVFMDSVTISIISYATSILAGFASFSIVGHMSYIYQVPIGEVVNDGFGLAFIVYAEALGKLPISTLWSILFFFMIFIVGLDSQFTGLEVIATIFMDAFPKSKRAYISVGCSCIGFLLALPLVTKAGIYWVTLMDAFLATWVLIILALMEIIGFCYIYDVNRLIEDIEMMLGKKSFWFWLLWRACWLFISPCILLAILVWSLKSFKPPSYEGVKLPAWAVALGWCASALPLIWIPIIAVYKMSRAEGNLWKRLKSLCSPAEEWHPFLDTHRGERYSEERCRKRGEKENV is encoded by the exons ATGGAGAGCGGTGCCACTACTTCAGG GTGTCGGCGTTGGAATAGTCTTTGGAAGCACCCTGGTGTTAATATACTACAACGTCATCGTGTCCTATGGCTTGTTCTACCTGTTCGCATCCTTCCAATCTCCTTTGCCATGGTTCAAGAGCCTCAGTTGGGGGGACAGAAACTGCAGCGACAAGCCTTTAG GCTTCTCCTCCTGGTTGACATACGCG TATATTACAATTCAAGTGGTGCTTTAGTGGCCAACTGGACTCAGGACAACTTAACTTGCACTTCATCCGACAAGATAAAAGTTCGAGTGCAGAGCCCCAGTGAGCAGTACTGGGA TGCTGTGGCTCTACAGAGATCCAGTAGTATCGAGGAGACAGGTCCAATAGTTTGGCACTTGGCTCTCTGTTTGCTGGTGAGCTCCATCCTTGTTGGTGCAGTGCTCATCAAAGGAATCAAGTCAGCAGGAAAA GTGATGTATTTCACCACTTTGTTCCCGTATGCGGCGCTTGTGATCCTGCTGATCAGGGGCGTGACACTTGAGGGAGCCAGAGATGGGATAGAGTTCTACATTGGTGCTAAATCCAACCTTACTAAATTGACAGAAGTGGAG GTCTGGAAGGACGCTGCAACTCAGACTTCGTTTTCGCTCTCAATTGCTGGAGGAGGACTTGTGACTCTTGCGTCTTATGGCAAGTTCCACAACAACGTGTTCATGGACTCAGTGACCATTAGCATCATCAGCTATG CAACAAGTATTTTAGCAGGCTTTGCCAGCTTTTCCATTGTGGGTCACATGTCCTACATCTACCAAGTTCCTATTGGAGAAGTAGTGAACGATG GATTTGGCCTGGCATTCATTGTATACGCAGAAGCCCTGGGAAAGCTTCCCATTTCCACCCTTTGGTCAATCCTCttctttttcatgatattcatTGTTGGCCTCGACTCTCAGTTCACAGGTTTAG AAGTGATCGCCACCATCTTCATGGATGCCTTCCCTAAATCTAAACGGGCCTATATAAGTGTTGGATGTTCCTGTATCGGCTTCTTATTAGCCCTGCCATTGGTCACAAAG GCAGGAATATACTGGGTAACTCTAATGGATGCGTTCCTTGCAACCTGGGTACTGATTATTTTGGCTCTGATGGAGATCATTGGCTTCTGCTACATATATG ATGTGAACCGATTAATTGAGGACATTGAGATGATGCTCGGGAAAAAGAGCTTCTGGTTCTGGCTGTTGTGGAGAGCATGTTGGCTTTTTATCAGCCCCTGTATCCTGTTG GCCATCCTGGTGTGGTCTCTGAAGTCATTTAAGCCCCCCAGCTATGAAGGGGTAAAGCTACCAGCTTGGGCAGTAGCTCTGGGCTGGTGCGCATCTGCTCTCCCACTCATATGGATCCCCATCATTGCTGTTTATAAGATGAGCAGAGCAGAAGGAAACCTTTGGAAG CGCCTGAAGTCACTGTGCTCCCCTGCGGAAGAATGGCATCCTTTTCTGGACACGCATCGAGGAGAGCGCTACTCAGAGGAACGCTGCCgaaaaagaggagaaaaagaaaacgtgTAG
- the LOC133484100 gene encoding LOW QUALITY PROTEIN: leucine-rich repeat neuronal protein 2-like (The sequence of the model RefSeq protein was modified relative to this genomic sequence to represent the inferred CDS: deleted 1 base in 1 codon), with protein sequence MRPMLMLLQSQCLLCVFVGVCVLGALGSLPQALPWHVPCPGRCVCHIKPWFSADSVYHEAPTVDCNDLLLTALPWPLPLSTHTLHLQGNNLSQMDVAVLHGLPNLTDLDLSQNHFGCVRAIAQNLSVPSLLSLHLEENLLSHLPEASFSSLLALQELFLSHNYLHSIAPGAFTGLNSLLRLHINNNRLTTINPRWFAALQNLEVLMLGGNPVETLPEQGFLALRSLRSLVLGGMGLRGLADNALDGLEGLESLSFYDNLLIKVPTQALQRVLGLKFLDLNKNRIKLINTGDFRDMVHLKELGLNNMEELMSIERAALENLPELTKLEITNNPRLSFIHPQAFAQLSRLESLMLNSNCLSTLHRHTMSSLPRLQEVSLHSNPLRCDCLFHWAAQDASHPHRDTTATIQQTSRVVRFIQPQATVCSEPPELKTRRVREVSSREMSASCLPTIPTSSLPSNMGVREGGKLLLHCRALADPQPQLYWVTPSGLRLGPALSNTSEGLPASSLTATEGITYSSASSISPSQAQGDSSTKRYWLMPEGTLEIRKVTHREAGLYTCIAENALGADTRSVSVTVQSRDKTRKRVVASKLKGHSLLRTETRLKVMEAGEHFAILSWQNRRNFPSTRLSWQAMSSDGPAYTTRILAGTHSFNLTHLQAETLYRVCLHLGTSEGTKHTSRRSKASIKPQCISFRTKQVAEPRASLQLSPELMSTVVTLLMILVLILMLLAGQGWDSGKHPSALFQEIKSHQTVIIMQKTGERNNKQLKQSEKLLFHHDC encoded by the exons ATGAGGCCAATGTTGATGCTTCTACAATCACAGtgtctcctgtgtgtgtttgttggtgtgtgCGTGCTAGGAGCGCTGGGCTCGCTGCCTCAAGCTCTGCCATGGCATGTCCCCTGTCCTGGGCGGTGTGTGTGTCACATCAAGCCATGGTTCTCAGCAGACTCAGTTTACCACGAAGCTCCTACTGTGGACTGCAATGACCTGCTGCTGACCGCCCTCCCATGGCCCCTGCCCTTAAGCACACACACCTTGCACCTGCAGGGGAACAATCTGTCTCAAATGGACGTCGCTGTGCTGCACGGGCTCCCAAACCTCACTGACCTTGACCTTTCACAGAATCACTTCGGCTGTGTCAGGGCGATTGCACAAAACTTGTCTGTACCCTCTTTGTTGTCTCTACACCTGGAGGAAAACCTTCTTAGCCACCTGCCGGAGGCCTCCTTCTCCTCACTGCTGGCTTTACAGGAGCTCTTTCTCAGCCATAATTACTTACATTCTATTGCACCTGGAGCTTTCACTGGTCTGAACTCTCTCCTGCGCCTGCACATCAACAACAATAGACTCACCACCATCAATCCAAGGTGGTTTGCGGCTTTGCAGAACCTAGAAGTTCTCATGCTCGGAGGAAACCCAGTAGAGACCCTGCCCGAGCAGGGCTTCTTAGCCTTGAGATCCCTCCGCAGTCTTGTTCTTGGTGGCATGGGCTTGAGAGGCTTAGCTGACAATGCGCTGGATGGGTTGGAAGGTCTGGAGAGCCTCTCCTTCTACGATAACTTGCTGATCAAGGTTCCTACTCAGGCTCTGCAGAGGGTCTTAGGTCTGAAGTTTCTCGACCTTAACAAGAACCGAATCAAACTGATCAATACAGGAGACTTTCGAGACATGGTCCATCTAAAGGAGCTTGGCCTGAATAACATGGAGGAGCTAATGTCCATTGAGAGGGCAGCGCTAGAGAACCTTCCGGAGCTCACCAAACTAGAGATCACTAACAACCCACGACTGTCCTTCATTCACCCGCAGGCTTTTGCCCAGCTGAGCAGGCTTGAGAGTCTCATGCTCAACTCAAACTGTCTCAGTACTCTGCACCGTCACACCATGAGCTCCCTGCCCAGACTCCAGGAGGTCAGCTTGCACTCCAACCCACTCCGCTGTGACTGCCTATTTCACTGGGCCGCACAGGATGCCTCCCACCCTCACCGGGACACAACAGCGACCATCCAGCAAACGTCTCGGGTGGTACGCTTTATTCAACCCCAGGCAACCGTGTGCTCAGAACCCCCAGAACTGAAGACTCGCAGGGTGAGAGAGGTGTCCTCCAGGGAGATGTCTGCCTCCTGCCTCCCAACAATCCCCACCTCTTCACTCCCCTCCAACATGGGTGTCAGGGAAGGAGGGAAGCTGCTTTTGCATTGTCGAGCTCTCGCAGATCCACAGCCTCAACTTTACTGGGTGACTCCCTCTGGGTTGAGACTTGGACCTGCTCTTAGCAACACATCTGAGGGACTACCAGCTTCTTCTCTCACAGCCACTGAAGGAATCACCTACTCATCTGCTTCCAGCATCTCCCCCAGCCAGGCTCAAGGTGATTCCTCCACCAAACGCTACTGG CTCATGCCTGAGGGAACTCTGGAGATCAGAAAGGTCACCCACAGAGAGGCTGGCTTGTACACCTGCATAGCTGAGAATGCTCTGGGAGCTGATACACGCAGCGTTTCTGTGACCGTGCAAAGCAGAGACAAGACAAGAAAGAGGGTGGTGGCTTCTAAGCTGAAGGGCCATTCATTACTCAGAACTGAGACAAGGTTAAAGGTGATGGAGGCTGGCGAACACTTTGCTATATTGTCCTGGCAGAATAGGCGCAATTTCCCTTCCACTCGTTTATCCTGGCAAGCTATGAGCTCAGACGGACCCGCATACACCACACGCATCCTTGCTGGAACACATAGTTTCAACCTGACCCACCTGCAGGCAGAGACACTTTACAgagtgtgtttacatttaggaaCCAGTGAGGGTACCAAACATACCAGCAGGAGAAGCAAAGCAAGCATAAAACCTCAGTGCATCTCATTCAGAACGAAGCAAGTGGCAGAGCCTCGGGCCAGCCTGCAGCTCAGCCCGGAGCTTATGTCCACTGTGGTGACACTTCTGATGATCCTTGTGCTCATACTGATGCTGCTGGCCGGCCAAGGATGGGACAGTGGAAAGCACCCCAGTGCTCTTTTCCAAGAAATCAAAAGTCATCAAACTGTGATCATCATGCAGAAGACAggagaaagaaacaacaaaCAGCTAAAGCAGAGTGAGAAACTTCTGTTCCATCATGACTGCTGA